A single Rhopalosiphum padi isolate XX-2018 chromosome 4, ASM2088224v1, whole genome shotgun sequence DNA region contains:
- the LOC132929893 gene encoding histone acetyltransferase KAT2A-like, producing MSDIDETIKSFRQREQPVVVMYSRMEKLAKISNYMPCRMLRCVCHGWICDEKTKKAWMNSHCANENCKHELYDHVSHLVNASENMLNALIRLINDFENIRDEIEYLSMLPTDVERDFLLKKCKDFIYHEIKNFISPDSLISFNDSIETLPFESPTIVEILKNFCLYKFLPNLYHLKVAFKITKIILKNFDQWIWYTPEELLYFNKLQYNNSYDFYYQRYKQNCLTLNSVQSIVKPSYTSSMIFGQDVLRYTLKVFRISFAKWCLKKSKNCSFSKKCLFIKILPKFLDLLEQEVYTVDSPIWNLNYMNTSLPKRVLDNLNSKLNELIQNQLNAAIMNSKTQGKIYKNCLIDGVVLHIPDGKYNSMPSNNHLLMDKLIDTFENIYIDIGPSTSLKGFITDQNKYQTQANGLGIEMIVFDCESNFTKCVLCRKKLRNMYHTRLPRLPDMYIARLETDKQIQTLAMLEDGVPVGGIYFCTFNSQGFTEIILCMFKVDLHVNGYESRIMNYLKDYHTQHNIWNLLVYADKETFEYFKSQKFSSEVKISKTKYNKYITHYEDSKLMHCNLKKK from the exons ATGAGCGATATCGACGAAACGATTAAATCGTTCAGACAGCGTGAACAGCCGGTGGTGGTGATGTACTCCAGAATGGAGAAGCTGGCCAAGATCTCGAACTATATGCCGTGTCgg atgtTAAGATGTGTCTGCCATGGATGGATTTGTGATGAGAAAACTAAAAAAGCATGGATGAATTCTCACTGTGCTAATGAAAATTGTAAACATGAATTAT atGACCATGTCTCACATTTGGTAAATGCTTCAGAGAATATGTTAAATGCTTTGATAagattaataaatgattttgaaaaCATAAGAGATGAAATAGAATATCTATCAATGTTGCCTACTGATGTTGAAAGAGATTTTTTACTAAAGAAATGTAAAGATTTCATATATCat GAAATAAAGAATTTTATTAGTCCTGATTCTTTAATCTCATTCAATGATTCAATTGAAACACTGCCATTTGAGTCTCCAACTATAGTTGAGATTTTAAAGAACTTTTGCTTGTATAAGTTCTTACCTAATCTCTAT cATTTAAAAGTTGcatttaaaatcactaaaataatcttaaaaaattttGATCAATGGATATGGTATACGCCTGAGGAgcttctatattttaataaattacaatacaacaACAGTTATGACTTTTATTATCAGAG gTACAAACAGAATTGCCTTACTCTTAATTCTGTTCAATCAATAGTGAAACCAAGTTATACAAGCAGTATGATATTTGGTCAGGATGTTTTAAGATACACTCTAAAAGTATTTAGAATATCTTTTGCCAAGTGGTGTCTGAAGAAATCTAAAAATTGTAGCTTCAGTAAAAAATgcttattcatcaaaattttgCCAaa gtTTTTGGATTTACTAGAACAAGAAGTGTATACTGTTGATTCACCAATATGGAAcctaaattatatgaatacctCTTTACCAAAAAGAGTGTTAG ataatttaaactcaaaattaaatgaattgattcaaaatcaattaaatgCAGCTATAATGAATTCCAAAACACAgggaaaaatatacaaaaattgcTTAATAGATgg agTTGTATTACATATACCAGAcggaaaatataattcaatgccaagtaataatcatttattaatggACAAACTTATTGAtacgtttgaaaatatttatattgatattggtCCCAGCACatctttaaaa ggtTTTATAACAGACCAGAATAAATATCAAACTCAAGCAAACGGCTTAGGAATAGAAATGATAGTATTTGATTGCGagtcaaattttacaaaatgtgtGTTATGCCGCAAAAAGTTAAGAAATATGTACCATACTCGGTTGCCGAGGCTTCCAGATATGTATATTGCAAGATTGGAAACAGATAA ACAAATACAAACATTGGCTATGTTGGAAGACGGTGTTCCTGTTGGTGGTATATATTTCTGCACATTCAACTCTCAAGGTtttactgaaataatattatgcatgttcAAAGTCGATTTACATGTTAACGGATATGAATCgcgtataatgaattatttaaaggaCTATCATACTCAAcataatatatggaatttaCTGGTTTATGCTGATAAAGAAACATTTG aatattttaaaagtcaaaAGTTTAGTTCAGAAGTGAAAATCTcaaagacaaaatataataaatatataacacattatGAAGATTCCAAGTTGATGCATTGCAATCTAAAGAAGAAGTGA
- the LOC132928897 gene encoding zinc finger MYM-type protein 1-like, producing MCENVVIQQSSSTAENNSSIEKKKSNDDSEHLELNAKNTNIIENEPIVEPEISNSFIGFKNDVGIWPQNSTNEMIKYWIKQGSTNLQNCDEKLLETKSFLQNRVDRSANNTRKCSIHFFKRITKNREVINRNWLCFSPITGKLYCYICKLLGTKNGKLSSDGFCDWKHAAEKLSQHETSKHHLEAIIAINHRARENDCLDQQLQKQIAEISSYWRQVLKRVISTIKFISERGLAFRGDDEIIGSPRNGNYLGILELVAEFDPFLSAHIKDHANKKSGHTNYLSSTICEELIDLMAKEVLGEIITRIKKSKYYSVSVDSTPDEAHIDQLTIVVRYMEKMNPVERFLTFVPNCGHTGIEMANTLITFLDHHEIELIDCRGQSYDNAANMSGKYQGMQALIKNKNEFAEFVPCCGHSLNLVGKTAANSCIAAIRFFDFIQNLYVFFTATPIRYSLLTKKLACIDKNKRVYVLKNLNETRWSCRADATKAVVFGYDYIKEALVEISNDFDQKEIVKIESKKLYESMCQLEVAFYAIFWNDILERFDLTSHLLQDPKIVLQTAVNALNSLLSFVREIRNKYEEYEEKAKEMSGSKDYAQIHNRKKNVRLGSLNSNQTATTKLSPKEKFRIESFISVVDQLIVSLTERIGAYETICQRFGFLNKIEKLETSELQSAANYLVSIYPKDLESSLGNELIQFGSFVKIYIETRKDNEQWEMFLYRIIEENNLQCTFPNIEVVLRIYLVLMVSNCSGERSFSKMKLIKNRLRTSMTQRRLSELALLSIESDILRSLDFSQVVEKFAATKSRKVII from the coding sequence ATGTGTGAAAATGTAGTAATTCAACAGTCTAGCTCAACAGCGGAGAATAATtcatctatagaaaaaaaaaaatcaaatgatgATTCTGAACATCTTGAATTAAATGCcaaaaataccaatattatagaaaatgaaCCCATCGTAGAACCCGAAATTTCAAACtcttttattggttttaaaaatgatgttgGTATTTGGCCTCAAAATTCTACTAATGAAATGATAAAATACTGGATAAAACAAGGTTCTACAAACTTGCAAAACTGCGATGAAAAGTTATTAGAAACAAAATCTTTCCTACAAAATCGGGTTGATCGCTCTGCAAATAATACTAGAAAatgttctatacattttttcaaacggATAACTAAAAATAGAGAAGTTATTAATCGTAATTGGCTATGTTTCTCTCCAATTACtggtaaattgtattgttatatttgcAAACTATTAGGGACAAAAAATGGAAAGTTATCTAGTGATGGATTTTGTGATTGGAAGCATGCAGCTGAAAAGTTATCCCAACATGAAACATCAAAACATCATCTTGAAGCaattattgcaataaatcatCGAGCGAGAGAAAATGATTGTCTAGATCAACAACTTCAAAAACAGATAGCAGAAATATCTTCCTATTGGCGCCAAGTTCTAAAGCGAGTAATTAGCACGATCAAATTTATTTCAGAACGTGGCTTAGCATTTAGAGGAGATGACGAAATAATTGGTTCACCAAGAAATGGAAATTATCTTGGAATTCTTGAATTAGTGGCGGAGTTTGATCCATTTCTGTCAGCTCATATAAAAGATCATGCGAATAAAAAAAGTGGTCACACAAATTACCTTTCATCAACTATTTGTGAAGAATTAATTGATCTTATGGCTAAAGAAGTATTAGGCGAAATAAttacaagaattaaaaaatcaaaatattattcggtATCTGTAGATTCTACTCCCGATGAAGCACATATAGATCAATTGACTATAGTAGTACGCTATATGGAAAAAATGAATCCAGTAGAAagatttttaacatttgtaCCAAATTGTGGCCACACTGGCATTGAAATGGCAAATACTCTCATTACATTTTTGGACCATCATGAAATTGAATTGATTGACTGCCGTGGTCAATCATATGACAATGCGGCAAACATGAGTGGAAAATATCAAGGTATGCAAgccttaattaaaaataaaaatgaattcgcAGAATTTGTTCCTTGTTGTGGTCATTCGTTAAATTTAGTTGGGAAAACAGCAGCCAACTCGTGTATTGCAGCTATTCGTTTCTTTGATTTCATACAAAATCTTTACGTGTTTTTTACTGCAACTCCCATACGTTATTcacttttaacaaaaaaattagcttgcatagataaaaataaacgtgTTTACGTTTTAAAGAATTTGAATGAAACCCGATGGTCATGTCGTGCAGATGCAACAAAAGCTGTTGTATTTggttatgattatataaaagaaGCTTTAGTAGAAATTTCAAACGATTTTGATCAAAAAGAAATTGTTAAAATCGAATCCAAAAAACTTTATGAATCAATGTGTCAACTTGAAGTGGcattttatgcaattttttgGAATGATATTTTAGAGAGATTTGATTTAACAAGCCATCTTTTACAAGACCCGAAAATAGTTCTTCAAACTGCTGTAAATGCCCTTAATTCTCTTTTATCATTTGTTCGAGaaatacgaaataaatatgAAGAATACGAAGAAAAAGCAAAAGAAATGTCAGGATCAAAAGATTATGCGCAAATTCATAAtcggaaaaaaaatgtaagactAGGTTCATTAAATAGTAATCAAACAGCAACAACCAAGTTATCACCAAAAGAAAAATTTAGAATAGAAAGCTTTATTTCAGTAGTTGATCAATTGATAGTATCATTAACCGAAAGAATAGGTGCTTATGAAACAATTTGTCAacgttttggttttttaaataaaattgaaaaattagaaaCTTCTGAGCTACAATCTGCTGCAAATTATCTTGTTAGCATTTATCCTAAAGATTTAGAATCTTCACTCGGTAACGAACTTATACAGTTCGGttcatttgtaaaaatatatatagaaacacGTAAAGATAATGAGCAATGGGAAATGTTTTTATACAGAATTATTgaggaaaataatttacaatgtacATTTCCTAATATAGAAGTAGTACTGCGTATATATTTGGTTTTGATGGTGTCCAACTGTAGTGGAGAACgatcattttcaaaaatgaagttaataaaaaaCCGACTACGAACTTCGATGACACAAAGACGACTATCAGAACTTGCATTGTTAAGTATTGAAAGTGACATACTTAGATCATTAGATTTTTCTCAAGTAGTTGAAAAATTTGCGGCAACAAAATCTCGCAAAGTgatcatatga